The Caldalkalibacillus thermarum DNA window CCATCTGGTTTAAGTTACAATGAACATACAAGGCTGTAGTCAGCAAGGCATATATTTTGTGAAAGAGAACAAACGATTATATTTGGGGGAGGGTTTTATCATGCATAACTGCAAGCACACCATTCACCGCCACCAGCACCATTACGTGTGGGACAACCGTTTGGAACCGGTGTTAAGAGTAGAACCGGGCATCAGTGTCAATTTTGAAGTGTTTGATGCTTCCGGAGGACAATTATCTCCTCGATCCACAGCTCAGGATGTGGCCCGTTTGGACTTTGAACGGGTCAATCCGGTGGCTGGCCCTGTCTATATTGAGGGGGCCGAACCGGGGGATACACTGGAAGTAGAGATTGAGGGTTTTGGCCAGCCCAGTTGGGGATGGACGGCCATTATCCCTGGCTTCGGCTTGTTGAGTGATCAGTTTAACCAACCATACCTTAAAGTATGGGAATTGACCGGCAAACAGACAGCTGAGTTTGCTCACGGCATAGAGATTCCCATCCGTCCTTTTCCTGGTACCATCGGGGTAGCCTTGCCTGAACCAGGACAACATAGTGTGGTGCCGCCCCGCAAAAATGGAGGGAATATGGATATTCGTCACCTGACCCGGGGAACCCGTCTGTTTTTGCCGGTTTGGGTAGAGGGGGCACTGTTCTCGGTTGGAGATACCCATGCTGCCCAGGGAGATGGTGAAGTATGTGGAACAGCGATCGAAGCAGGGATGGATATCCAGCTCAAGTTTAAGCTGCACAAGGGCAAACAAATCCAGGAACCTCAATTTATCACACCAGGTCCGTTAACAACCGGTCTGGATGAAAAAGGGTATTACGTTACCACTGGCTATGGTGAGGATTTAATGACAGCGACCAGAAAAGCCGTCTCCTACATGATTGAACACCTTGAACAAGAGTATGGTCTTTCCGCTCAAGAGGCCTATG harbors:
- a CDS encoding acetamidase/formamidase family protein, which encodes MHNCKHTIHRHQHHYVWDNRLEPVLRVEPGISVNFEVFDASGGQLSPRSTAQDVARLDFERVNPVAGPVYIEGAEPGDTLEVEIEGFGQPSWGWTAIIPGFGLLSDQFNQPYLKVWELTGKQTAEFAHGIEIPIRPFPGTIGVALPEPGQHSVVPPRKNGGNMDIRHLTRGTRLFLPVWVEGALFSVGDTHAAQGDGEVCGTAIEAGMDIQLKFKLHKGKQIQEPQFITPGPLTTGLDEKGYYVTTGYGEDLMTATRKAVSYMIEHLEQEYGLSAQEAYALSSVAVDLKISEVVDVPHYLVSAYLPLAIFK